Genomic DNA from Paucilactobacillus hokkaidonensis JCM 18461:
AGCCTTGACATACCCATTTGCAAGCATCTTTAATGGTGCAAAGCTCACTACTTGAATCGTACTAGGAACAACAACATCACTGTAATGAGTATTATATTTTTTGTCTCTCCATTTAAATCTGATTTGGTTTGCAGTCGGCATATAATTAATTTCTGTTCCTTTGTTGTCTCCCTGTGCACGTGTTTGACTAGCTTGCCAATTTTGCTGTAATCCTTGCCAAAAATGACGCTCTTGACTAGCAGCATTAACTGGTTGTAATTTAAGTGCGCCAAACCCAAACATCAAGCTTACTAAGCCCAAAACAATCAGCGTTTCTAATAATGTAAATCCCTTATTTTTAGTCATTACCAATAGTCGCTTTATCACCAACTATTCTGATATGTTCTTTTTGTGCCTTGGTAACTTGATCTTTAGTTAGTGGATGGTATTTAATTTAAAATATTAATAAGTATGGGCATTAAGACCGATATATTGTAAAATAAATGTATACATATTCCTGAATAAGCAAGAATTTTCGTGCATTTATAAATACTATCGGAGGTGTCACCTATGGTTTACCGTAAAAAGACAGTACAATTATCAATTAATTCTTTTGAAACTGCTTTAGGATGTCCGCTGAGTGCAGATAATGAATGGGTTCAATTAGCTAATCAATTACCTTGGAGTGAATGGGACGAAGTATACCAATTGGCTTTTCCGTCCAATTTGGGTCGTGCTGGTAAACCATTTAGACAATTATATGGAGCCCAACTAATCAAGCAACGAACAGGCCTTTCCGATCGTGAAGTAGTTGATGCTATTCGGGATACTCCAGCTTATCAATATTTTCTCGGCTTTTCAGAGTACCAACCAGTTCGACCTTTCGATCATGTAACACTTGTATACTTTCGTAAACGGATTGCTCCAATTTCAGACCAGATTCTTAATATCATGGCAAAATACACAGGAAAACTACTCAATGAAGCATTGCCAGATAAAAGAGTGGTAATCACTGATGCTACGGCTTTTCCAGTTAATGTTGCGTATCCGCAGGATACACATCTGCTTAATGGAACACGGCTCAAGTTAGAGGCAGATATCAAACTAATGTCTAATCAGTTGAAGTTAGCTCCGCCACGCACGCGTAAGCGTGAAGCTAAAAAACAATGGGTTGCTTTTTCTCGCCATCCACATCGTTGGGGAAAACAGACTCATAAGCAAATTAAAGCCCAGCTTCAATATATTCGACGCGATTTACGTTTCGTTGATGAACTACTCGCGCAAGGAGGCCAGTTAAGTGAACGCCGTTTGAAAGTTTTGAGCACAGTACGTAAAGTCTATGAACAGCAGGATTATATGTACCGTAATCATACGCATCATGTTAGTGACCGTATTGTAAGCCTGACTCAGCCTGAAATTAGGCCGATTGTACGAGGGAAAGCTAAACAACCAGTAGAATTTGGACCTAAGGTTGATCTATCAATTACAGATGGTGTTGTTAACATTGAACGATTCTCATTTGATTCCTTCAATGAAAGTACTGATTTCGCTTCAACCATAGATCACTATAAGGATGTTCATGGAGTCTATCCTGATGAGGTCTTAGCAGATACACTTTATCGAACACGAGCCAACATTAAGTTGTGCAAAGACTTAGGAATTAAATTAAGTGGTCCTAAGCTTGGCCGAAGGCCTAAACACGTAGATCCAGCTAAACGTCGTGAAGAACAAGATGCAGAAAATCGGCGTGGTGAAATAGAGCGCGAGTTCTCACTGATTAAGAGCAAACTTGGGCTAGGTTTAGTGACCGCCAAAACTGCAGAAACAATTGCCGTAACAGTTGACACTGGAGTTGTATTGGCCAATCTTAAACGTGTATTGAGCTTTTTTTGTGTACCAATTTCTATATTCGTCGAAATGGATGGTGTAAAGCTTCAAATAGATTACAAAATGATTAATCGGCTATCAAATTTAGTGGCCTAAGATACCATCCACTAGTTAAATAATCTTTTTGTTGTAACGTCTCAAAGTCAACTTTGTTGTTGTCTGATTCATTCTCATATAAATCGATCTGTGTCTGGACAACGGACACCATCGCATTTTGATGGACCCCTGATGCATGTTTTCGTTGTGCCGCTAAATTGGGTAAAATAATCAAAACTAACAGACTAATAATAAATAAAACGACTGACATTTCTAGTAAAGTGAACGCATTATGACATTTTGTGTTTAAACTATTTTTATTTTTTTTCATGATTAATAAATTCCCTTCATTGACTGATAAATTGGCAACATAATACTGAGATACATCCCCACAATTACAATAGCAATAATCCCAAATAACAATGGCTGTACAAAAGTTAATAACTGTTCAATTGAACGCATTAAACGCTTAAATAACATTTGCGCAAAAATTTCAAGCTCGTACCCAAGATCAGTGACTGATTCACCTTTATTCATGAACACAACTAATTCTCGTGGTAAATACGGATATTGTTCAATTAGTTGATTTGGACTTTGACCACTATTCAGTGTCTGATTGATTACTTCCCCTAGTTGATGCAATAGTGACGTTTCATCAAATTGCCGTACCATCTGACAAATTGATTTGACGCCCATTCCATTTTGAAGTAATAACGCAAAATTAGTCACTAAATAATAGCCGTAATACTGGCGATAACTACGTCCCAATAATGGCAACTGACAGAGTAAATTCACCCGGTTCATTGTTGTAGTTTTCATCCACTTATAGATAGTGCTTAAAACCAATGCAATCACAATTACTGCAATTGCTCCCCAAAGCCACGGTAAAAATTTAAGCCTGCCAGTACCAACTCCTTGATCATCCTGCCAAACTGCCAACTCTGGAAATACAAATATTTTAAGTGCTAGTAACAACATTCCCAGCAAGCAAAGCAAAATAACCGGATACTGGAGCAACCCCCTTAACTTAGTCTGTTGTCGCACTTTTAGATTTAAAAATTTTCCTAACTGAGTAATGGTTTGCTGCAAATTACCATGTTGCTCAGCAATTTTTAATTGATAATAAATATCTCGATTCACAAACCGCTGTATACTAACTGCAAATGTTGCTCCCGATGCCATTTGTCGATCAATTTCTAGTAGCATTCCATCATGTTGTGGCAACAAAGTTTGTGTAAAATTAATTGCTTGACGCATGGAGAATCCGACTTTTAGTAAATCGGCCAGCAATGAAAATAACGCTGCCTGTTCTTTGGATTTTAATTTAGCCCCACCTATATTTTTGTGCAGTAGTCTTGGTAATTTTGTTTTCATGCTTACATTGTTCAAGCTGTTGTTCCCATTCACTAGTCATCATCCCCTTATTTGTTTTATCAAATGCTAATTCCAATTTAGCGTCACTCAAAAGATCATAGAGAACCGCAAACTGGTCATTTGTCATTGGTAATAATCTTTGGTAACAAATCCCCTGAATAACCTGTTCTAAGTATTCCGGTGCTACCCCCAATTGCAACATTCGATTAACTACTCCAAAAGTATTTTGTGCATGCACAGTTGCCATTACTAAGTGGCCACTTAATGCTGCTTTAACCGCCATTTTGGCGGTTACTTCATCACGTATTTCACCAATAATAAACACATCTGGACGGTGACGTAATCCGACTTTCAAGAGCTGTTCATAATTCATTTGAGCCCTATCGTTAACTTGCAGCTGAATAAAGTTAGGTTCTTGAATTTCAACAGGATCTTCAATCGTCATAACAATTTGTGATTGACAACAGTGTTGTGCCAATTGGTACATCGTCGTAGTTTTACCAGATCCCATTGGACCAGAGAATAACACTAACCCTCGGCGACTAATTATTTGTTCCAATTGTGACCACTGTTGTGGTACTAATTGCTGATTTTTAAGTTGTGCTAGTGGATAAATGAAGCGAACTACCAAAGATTCATTTCCCTTAAAGTCACCTACACTGGAAAGTCGTAAATTAATTTTCTGTTGTTTAATTTCCCATAAAATAGCCCCTACTTGTGGTCTCCGATGTTCACTAACCGCCATATTAGCGCGGTACTTTAAATACGTGATTAATTGATTGCCCTCCTCTTTATTTAACTGATCGAGTGTTGTCAGTTGGATTTGTGAATTAAACATTACCCGATATCCCGTTTCATTTGGCAAAATATACAGATCGGATGTCTTACTTTCAATACATTGTGTGATGTAATTTGAAAATTGATTTAAACTAATGATAAAAACCTCCCCCACTATTAAATTAAATACGCAAAAAACAACTTGTTTTCATTAAAAAAAAAAAAGACGATCCAAACATTTCTGTTTGAATCGTCAACTTTATAATTTAATTTAGAACGCGTCCCAAAAACTTAATTGCGGGAACACTTTTTTTATTATTCTTCGCTATCTGACACTACGCCAGCTTCATACACATCAGCGACATCATCGTCACTTTCCAGCTCTTCAATAAGCCTCTGATATTGTGGGACTTTATCTGCTGGTACCTCAGTTGTATTTTCTGGCAACATTGTTATTTCAGCAGTGTCCAGCTCATATCCTTTTTCTTGTAATGCATCACGAACGCTAGCTAGATCACCAGGAGCAGTATAGATTTCAAATACTTCATCTTCGGTATTCATATCTTCTGCACCAGCATCTAATGCATCCATTAACATTGTGTCTTCATCGGTGTCTAATTCATCACGTAAGATAACAATATACCCACGTCGATTGAACATATATGAAACTGACCCAGTCGCACCAAGCACACCACCAGAATGTGTAAATGCAGAACGAACCGCTGCTGCCGTCCGATTCTTATTATCTGTCAATGCTGAAACCATCACAGCAATCCCACCGGGACCATAACCTTCATATGTGATCTCATCAAACTTAGCACCACCAGCACCGGTTGCTTTGTCAATCGCCCGTTGCACATTATCCTTAGGCATATTGGCGCCACGAGCTTTATCCATCACTAAACGCAATTGAGGGTTATTCGCGGGATCAGGATCACCTGCTTTAGCGGCTTGATACAAGTCACGTGAAATTTTTTGAAAGATCTTACCACGTTTGGCATCTTGGGCGTTTTTTCGTCCTTGAATATTATGCCATTTTGAATGTCCTGACATCTCGAACTCCTCTTTTCCATTATTAATGATTTACTGTCTCTACAGACCAACAAAAATGATATCAAATCCACACCCATAAATCAAGCATTCATACTTTTATTCATCGTTTAAATGCTTTACGAGTTCCTAGCAAAACTGCACCAACTATTAAAATAATTAATGCTAACTCATAGCCAAAGTGACCAAAATCATGGACTGCCTGATCACTTAAGGTACTTAAGCTTAAATAACTTGAGTTTGCAAGTAAATTAGGGATAAATAACGTTAAGCCCTTAACAAATACCAGTGTGAGCAACGCACTAATAATTAAAATCCAGCTCAATGAAGAAATCAAATGGTGCCCGATCAAAGCTCGGATTATCATTACTGCCAACAAAATCCCACTGACAATCAGCATAATTGTATCAATTCGCTTTGCAGCTAATAACTCACTAGTAACTGATTGGATTTGCTCAGTATTAATCTGTTGCGTAACCACTGAATTAATTTTCGCTTTAACTGTACTTGTAACCGAAGTTGGCAATAAACTTGTGCTAACCCCTAAACCTTCCAAATTTTCATTAACCAATTTTTCAGCTCGATTGAAAGTTGGATTCAGGTTCAAATCAATTTCATCACCAGCATATACTTGCTTTACCGATGTTTTAATTAAAGTATCGGCTTGCTTTTTGGTCATCACATTATCCGGTAACCCATATTGGGTTAAATTCTGGTTAACATTTGTCACAATTTTAGAAGTAATTGTAGAATTGCTCAATTCATGCGCCACAAATTTTTCATTAAACAAGGTCATCCTAAATATCATTGCTATCAAAAAAATTATTAATAAAATGACCCCCAGAAAATTGAAGCCACCGTGGTGTTGTTGAGGATTTGTTAATTGAGTTTTACTTTCAAAACGCGTTTTTCTACTTTCCAATTAACCATCTCCAAATCAAAAAAACTATTTGGTTGAATCACGTTTCATTAGCCCATAAGGTAAAATAACGTTTCGATCATCGACCTCTTCATTATTCATTAACTTAGTTAATAACCGCATAGCAACCGCACCAATATCATATAGTGGTTGTGTTACGGATGACATCTTGGGACGAGTTATTTCTGTATATTTAGTGTCATTCGTAGTAGTTAATTCAAAATCTGCGGGTACCTTAACACCGCGGTCAGTTAGACCATTTAATAGTCCTGCTGCCAACTCATCATCCCCGACAAAGACTGCAGTAACACCACTAGCTTGAATCTCTTCAGCCAATTCATATCCCGTGTTATAAGAATTATTTGTCTCAAATACAAATTTATCATTAAATTGACTTCCGGCTTCTTCAATTGCTTGTCGATAACCCTTTAATCGATAATCATGATTGATTGATTCATCCATTGGACCAGTTACCAAAGCTACCTTTTGATTACCACGTTTCATTAAATTTGCGACTGCTTCTTTCGTTGCAGCAACATAATCAATGCTGACGCTTGGTAATTCTTGCTTGATATCAACTGATCCAGCAACTACAACGGGCATCGATGCGCGTTCAAACTCATGTTTGAGATCATCACCCATTTTGTTACCCATGAAAATAAGCCCATCAACTTGTTTTGCCAATAAAGTATTGACCACTTGCAGCTCTTTACTACCGTTCTCATCAGAGTTGGCTAAAATGATATTGTATTTGTACATTGAGGCAATATCGTCGATTCCAAGCGCTAATTCAGCAAAATATGCGTTGGTTACATCTGGAATAATAACTCCAATTGTAGTTGTCTTTTTACTTGCTAATCCACGGGCAACAGCATTGGGCCGGTAGTCCAATCGATCGATCACATCCAAAACCTTTTTTCTGGTTGCTGGTTTAACGTTAGGATTGCCATTAACAACCCGCGAGACTGTTGCCATTGAAACGGCAGCCTCTCTTGCAACATCATAAATTGTAACTGTTTGTTTATCCATTTTTTAAAAGCCCTTTCTTCACTGGTACGGTTCGTTTTCATATTCTTTCATAACTAGGTTAATATATCAGATTAACGGAAAAAACGCAAACAACAAAATTTTAAGATCACTTTGCCAAACCTCCGATTGTGATATAATTGTCAGCAACTAAATGAAGGAGCGATGCTTTGATGACACAATTAGAAAAAGTACAACAATGGGTTAGCGATCAACAACTTGACGTTGCCTATTTAAGCGATCCAATGACCATTACATACTTAACTAGTTTTGACAGCGATCCAATTGAGCGAATTTTAGCTTTAATTGTTTTTCCAGACCAGGATCCATTTTTATTCGCACCAGCACTTGAGGTTGAAGCCATTAAAGATACTGGTTGGAAATATCCCGTTTACGGTTACTTAGATCATGAACATCCATTTGAAATGATCGCCGGCCAAATTACAAAGCGAAATTCTAATCCTAAAAATTGGGGCATTGAAGCAGGCCAATTAACAATTAGCAAATTAAATTCTCTGACTGAACAATTTCCTAAAGCACATTTTGAGACGGACTTAACGGCCATGATTCAACGATTGCGTTTAATCAAGAATGCAGATGAAATTTCAAAGTTGGATGAAGCTGGAAAATGGGCTGATTTTGCATTCAAGACCGGCTTTGAGGCTGTCAAGGTTGGCCGTACTGAGCAACAAGTTGCTGCACAACTAGAGTACGCCCTTAAGCAACATGGCATCATGCAGATGAGTTTTGAAACCTTAATACAAGCGGGTGCCCACGCGGCTGAACCACATGGTGCTACTGCTGCAAACAAAATTGCCGGTGACGAATTAATTTTATTTGACCTCGGTACAATTTATGAAGGATACATCAGCGATGCCTCTCGAACTGTTGCCGTTGGTAAACTGAATGAAAAGCAAGCTGATATCTACAAGATTTGCTTAGACGCTCAATTAACTGCTCAAGCAGCTGCCAAACCTGGCATGACTGCTGCCCAGTTAGACAAAATTGCTCGTGATATTATCACTAAAGCAGGCTATGGTGAATACTTTATTCATCGGCTTGGCCATGGCATGGGTATGAGCGAACATGAATTCCCATCAATCATGGAAGGTAACAATATGCAACTCGAACCTGGTATGTGCTTTTCGATTGAACCGGGAATTTATATTCCTGGTGTTGCTGGAGTTCGAATTGAAGACTGTGTCCACATCACTGACAATGGTTGTGAACCGTTTACCCATACACCAAAAGATTTAACCTACGTCGGCTAAATTTAATAACTTAGAACAAATAAAAAAACAACCAAAGCGGTTGTTTTTTTATTTGCGGACTATTTAGTCTGATCTTTCTCATCAGGAGTATCATTAGTTTTATCAATGACGATATCATCTGATGTATCTTTATCATCAACTGCTGAAGCAAGCTGCTCTCTAATTGATGCGGTTTGTTCTTCAAAATTATCGTTACTAAAATGATCTACAACTTGATTCTTTTGATCTTTTAACTTTTCACTTGCTGATTGAACTTTTTCTTGCGCACTTTGTTTGTACTGATCAGCGTTGCCCATAAAGTCATCTGCAGCATCTTGCGCATACAACGCATAATCGATTACTTGTTCCTTTAAATCAGAACCAGTCTCTCGTACTTTTTGTTTAAGTTGATCTTTTTGTTCATCACTTAGTAAATAATGTGCAGCTACTGCAGCCGCACCTACTAAGGTTGCTCCAAATAAAAATCCTTTAGCCATTGTCATTTTCCTCTCTATTATCAATTATTGGTTTGCTTTTTATTTTTATGATGTTGCCAAAAACTAGATACAGCAGACTTACCAAGCGATGCAGCAATTCCTGCACCAGCAGTTTTTTTAGCGTTACCAGAAAAACGATCTGTGACTTTTCGAGTGGCAGAATTTAAGTCAGAAACACTAGTTCCTAAATCTGCAACAGCCTGAAACGCTGGATCGATCGTTTCAACTTTTTGATTAACATCTTCCAATAATTCATTTGCATTACTTAAGATTACTTCAACCTCTTTGCTTAATGCATCTGCATCATTGGTTAATACTGAGATACTACGATTAGTTTCTTTCAGTGTGGAACTTAATCTTACTAAAAAGTACCCAATAAACAATACTAGAATCAAAAAAGCAATCGCAGCAATCAACCCAGCAACTTGTCCTAATGTCATTAAACGAAACCTCCTTGAGTGGTTAACGTATTTGTAAAATAAGCATATCACGACCACAGACCAACCGCAATTAAAACAAATAGTTTTACCATTCAGTGGCAATATTTGATAAGATAGATGCAGACATTTTTATTGGAGGTCCCCGGAGTGAATCAAATCATATTAGCAGGCCTAAATTCAAAGTTAACCCAACAAGCCCAAAATTTTACTGGATACTTCACAAAATTAGATTGGGAAACGATTGGCAAACATATCGCCAGCCGTTTTTTATTATTAATCACTGTTACAATCGTTTTTGGTCTTGTGATTTGGATTGGTAAAGTAGTTATTAACCATACATTTAAACGTTATAAACTTCATTCAATGCTCACAACCAATCGAACTAATACAATTCACGCTTTAACGCTCAATATTTTTCGTTACACCTGTTTTTTCTTTTACCTTTATGCAATTCTTTCATTGATTGGGGTGCCAGTTGGAACCCTCATTGCAGGTGCTGGAATTTTTAGTATCGCACTTGGTCTTGGTGCCCAAGGATTTGTTAATGATGTTGTCACTGGCTTTTTCATTTTATTAGAACAACAACTAGATGTGGGCGATATAGTTGAAATTGGTACAATTAAGGGAACTGTCACGACGCTTGGCATTCGTACAACACAAGTAACCAGTCCAGATGGCACCCTCAATTTCATCCCTAATCGCAACATCACCATCGTTAGTAATTTTTCCCGCAATAATATGCGGGTCCTCATTGATATCAAAATTAGTACCGCTACACCGTTAGACCAGTTAAAGAAACAAATTGAACAGGTGAACGATGACTTAGTGCCACAATTTTCAGAACTTCAAACCAGGCCTGATATTATTGGGCCTACATTAAATCAAGATAATTTACTGGTCTATCGCATTATATTGATGACAGCGAATGGAACCCAAGAAAAAATCAGAAGTTCTTTTTTGGCTGCTTATCTAAGTGCCATTAGGCAAGCAGGAATAGAATTAATTCCTTAAAGTAAAAAAAACAGCGCCGAGAAAATATTATTTTCCCCGGCGCTGTTTTTTAATTGTTATCAAAGTACACTACTATGCTTAACTTTGCTGTGCACTCCGGTGTTTAAGATAGCCAGTAATTGCACTAACCCCAGCTACAATTGCATCCGTATTAGGGGCCATCTTTTCACTATGGAGCGAATAAGGACTATCAACACCGAGCCAAAACATTGTCCCGGGAATTTTAGAAATTAGATAGCCAAAATCTTCACCAGTCATCGCCGGTTTTGTTTCAATAAAATTAACATCCACTTGCGACTCCATATAACTAATAAAATCAGCTGTAATATCAGGATCGTTTTCAACTGGCAAATAGCCACCCTGATGTAATTCAAGTGCAACTTCACACCCATAAGTTAATGCAACCCCTTGTGCAATTGCACGCACTCGTTGCTGCATATGCCAATTATTTTTTTGAGTTAACGACCGAATTGTTCCATCAATGTGCGCATGTCCGGCAATTACATTACCAGTGTCGCCAGCATTAAGATGACCTAATGTCACCACACCACCTTCAATCGGGTCCACGTTGCGACTCACAACTGTTTGAGTCTGCATGACAAATGCACTAGCTGCCACCACCATATCATTAGCATTGTGTGGATATGCAGCATGCCCACTCTTACCATTAAAATCAGCATGAATTTCACATGTGCCTGCAAATAACGTTCCATTTAAACAACAGATCGCTCCTGCTGGTAACTGTGGATTATCATGTAGTGCATAAATTTCATCTGGCATCCACTCATCCAGTGCTCCGCTTTGATAAAGTAACATCCCACCACTATGATTTTCTTCAGATGGTTGGAAAATAAACACTAAATCAGTATCAGGCTGATTACTGGCAAAATAGCTCAAAATTCCAAGAGCAACTGTCATATGAATATCATGACCACACGCATGCATTTTACCATCAATTTTAGAACTAAATGGTAACCCAGTTTTTTCTTTAACCGGTAATGCATCAATATCAGTCCGATATCCAATTAACCGTTTATGACTTTTACCACTTACCTTAACTAATAATGCAGTTGGTAATGCATCAACTTCTTTAATCTGCAAATAGTCTTGTGGCAATTGTTGAATTATTGTAAGTAAATAATCATGTGTTTTAAATTCTTCTAAACCTAGTTCCGGAAATTGATGTAAGTGGCGATAAATAGTTAATAATTCCTCATTTGCTAAAGTCATTTCTTTATCACCCGTCCTACAGCTTACGTAACTCATCCATTAATTCTGTTTTACTCTTCGTTTTAGCATCAATATCTTTGATCTTTTTGGCAGGAACGCCAGCAACAACAGTATCTGCCGCCACATCTTTAGTAACTACTGCACCGGCACCAACAACTGCTCTGGCACCAATATGGACGCCTTCTAGTACGACACAATTGGCACCAATTAAAACATCGTCTTCAACAATCACAGGGGTGGCCGAAGGTGGTTCTACCACTCCAGCAAGCACTGTTCCAGCACCAATATGGCAATTTTCTCCAACAATCGCCCTACCGCCAAGGACTGCACCCATATCAATCATTGTGTTAGCACCAATTTCAGCACCAATATTAATTTGTGCGCCCATCATAATCACGGCATTGTCCCCGATTAATACTTGCTCACGAATAACTGCGCCTGGTTCAATCCGAGCATTAATTTCTTTCATATCCAGCAATGGCACTCCTGAATTACGCCGATCGTTTTCAATTTCGTAATCCACAATTTCGTCCTGATGATCTGCTAAAAAAGGTTTCACATCTTTCCAATCGCCAAAGATAACCCCACTTTGTTTCTCGACGAAGGGTCTGATCGAAGTTGGAAATGATAGTTTACCTAGGTCACCACGAACGTATACCTTCACAGGTGTCTTCTTTTCAGAATTACCAATATAATCGATGATTGCTTGTGCGTCTAATTTTGCCATTTTTTCCTCCTCTAATTACTCTTTATCGCTAACTTTACTAGTAATATCATATTCTTCATCGATATCATGAGCAAGATGATTAATTGCTTTAAATAATTCTCTTCGGGTCACAATCCCAGTAAAATCCCCATTATCAGCAACTACTGGTAAAAATGGTTGATCTGTCAGTAAATGTAAATCCAGCTCAACATCATATGGATCAACTATCGTTGGTGCATCAGTCTGCATTACCTGTTCAACTTTAATATGTTTTAATTTTTCAACATCAATAGTTTCAGTTTCAAGCATTTGTTCGGTGATCATCGGTAAGGATAATAGTCCACGATACTTGCCATCCTTATCAAGTACAATTATTTTAGCATAACGAACCTTGGTCAATACTAAAAAGGCGTGGTACAAATTATTGGTATCCATTACATTAGCAACAACACTGCCCGGAATTAAAAATTTTTCTTGATGATCGGTTAACATACTTTCAACCGCTGGATCAATCATAAATAACATCCTCCTTTAACACTTTCATTGTACTGATATTTGAAGGCCGTGGGTAATTAATTCGGCAAGATTGGAAAAACTTTAATCCCGCCCTCGTTTAATTTTCATATTTAACTTAACGTTGAAATGTAAATGATAATTCTTTGATCGCTTTAAATTGACGATCGTAAAATTGAACAACAAACTTAGCAGCTGTTACATCCACAATGGCATAAGTTCCACCAATCGAAGTAAATTCTCCACGTGGCAGACTAATACTCCCTGGATTGAGAAATAATGCCCCCCGGTTCATGACAACCCCAAGCTTATGGGTATGCCCAAATAATACGATGGTGGCATTTTTTTCTTGTGCCATTAGTTCCAATTTTGTCATCGTCGAATTAACATCTTGCAAATGACCATGCGTTAGTAAAACCTGTTCACCACTTTGTTTGATTAAGCGTGACTGTGGCAATTTTTCATCAAAATCATTATTTCCTTGCACAGTTAGGAAATGCTCGAATAAGCTATCACTAGCCGGTAATTGTGAATCACCACAATGAAACATTAAATCCACTTTATTGTAATATTTATTATCCACCTGCACTAAAATATCACGATCAAAGTGATTATCA
This window encodes:
- a CDS encoding M24 family metallopeptidase → MTQLEKVQQWVSDQQLDVAYLSDPMTITYLTSFDSDPIERILALIVFPDQDPFLFAPALEVEAIKDTGWKYPVYGYLDHEHPFEMIAGQITKRNSNPKNWGIEAGQLTISKLNSLTEQFPKAHFETDLTAMIQRLRLIKNADEISKLDEAGKWADFAFKTGFEAVKVGRTEQQVAAQLEYALKQHGIMQMSFETLIQAGAHAAEPHGATAANKIAGDELILFDLGTIYEGYISDASRTVAVGKLNEKQADIYKICLDAQLTAQAAAKPGMTAAQLDKIARDIITKAGYGEYFIHRLGHGMGMSEHEFPSIMEGNNMQLEPGMCFSIEPGIYIPGVAGVRIEDCVHITDNGCEPFTHTPKDLTYVG
- a CDS encoding metallophosphoesterase, yielding MRMLVVSDNHFDRDILVQVDNKYYNKVDLMFHCGDSQLPASDSLFEHFLTVQGNNDFDEKLPQSRLIKQSGEQVLLTHGHLQDVNSTMTKLELMAQEKNATIVLFGHTHKLGVVMNRGALFLNPGSISLPRGEFTSIGGTYAIVDVTAAKFVVQFYDRQFKAIKELSFTFQR
- a CDS encoding mechanosensitive ion channel domain-containing protein, whose protein sequence is MLAGLNSKLTQQAQNFTGYFTKLDWETIGKHIASRFLLLITVTIVFGLVIWIGKVVINHTFKRYKLHSMLTTNRTNTIHALTLNIFRYTCFFFYLYAILSLIGVPVGTLIAGAGIFSIALGLGAQGFVNDVVTGFFILLEQQLDVGDIVEIGTIKGTVTTLGIRTTQVTSPDGTLNFIPNRNITIVSNFSRNNMRVLIDIKISTATPLDQLKKQIEQVNDDLVPQFSELQTRPDIIGPTLNQDNLLVYRIILMTANGTQEKIRSSFLAAYLSAIRQAGIELIP
- a CDS encoding N-acetyldiaminopimelate deacetylase, with product MTLANEELLTIYRHLHQFPELGLEEFKTHDYLLTIIQQLPQDYLQIKEVDALPTALLVKVSGKSHKRLIGYRTDIDALPVKEKTGLPFSSKIDGKMHACGHDIHMTVALGILSYFASNQPDTDLVFIFQPSEENHSGGMLLYQSGALDEWMPDEIYALHDNPQLPAGAICCLNGTLFAGTCEIHADFNGKSGHAAYPHNANDMVVAASAFVMQTQTVVSRNVDPIEGGVVTLGHLNAGDTGNVIAGHAHIDGTIRSLTQKNNWHMQQRVRAIAQGVALTYGCEVALELHQGGYLPVENDPDITADFISYMESQVDVNFIETKPAMTGEDFGYLISKIPGTMFWLGVDSPYSLHSEKMAPNTDAIVAGVSAITGYLKHRSAQQS
- the cbpB gene encoding cyclic-di-AMP-binding protein CbpB; translation: MIDPAVESMLTDHQEKFLIPGSVVANVMDTNNLYHAFLVLTKVRYAKIIVLDKDGKYRGLLSLPMITEQMLETETIDVEKLKHIKVEQVMQTDAPTIVDPYDVELDLHLLTDQPFLPVVADNGDFTGIVTRRELFKAINHLAHDIDEEYDITSKVSDKE
- a CDS encoding YtxH domain-containing protein → MAKGFLFGATLVGAAAVAAHYLLSDEQKDQLKQKVRETGSDLKEQVIDYALYAQDAADDFMGNADQYKQSAQEKVQSASEKLKDQKNQVVDHFSNDNFEEQTASIREQLASAVDDKDTSDDIVIDKTNDTPDEKDQTK
- a CDS encoding DUF948 domain-containing protein; amino-acid sequence: MTLGQVAGLIAAIAFLILVLFIGYFLVRLSSTLKETNRSISVLTNDADALSKEVEVILSNANELLEDVNQKVETIDPAFQAVADLGTSVSDLNSATRKVTDRFSGNAKKTAGAGIAASLGKSAVSSFWQHHKNKKQTNN
- the dapD gene encoding 2,3,4,5-tetrahydropyridine-2,6-dicarboxylate N-acetyltransferase codes for the protein MAKLDAQAIIDYIGNSEKKTPVKVYVRGDLGKLSFPTSIRPFVEKQSGVIFGDWKDVKPFLADHQDEIVDYEIENDRRNSGVPLLDMKEINARIEPGAVIREQVLIGDNAVIMMGAQINIGAEIGANTMIDMGAVLGGRAIVGENCHIGAGTVLAGVVEPPSATPVIVEDDVLIGANCVVLEGVHIGARAVVGAGAVVTKDVAADTVVAGVPAKKIKDIDAKTKSKTELMDELRKL